Genomic DNA from Coffea arabica cultivar ET-39 chromosome 7e, Coffea Arabica ET-39 HiFi, whole genome shotgun sequence:
GCTAAAGCGAGAcatgttttatatttaaatgGGACTGGTATTATATTTTGGGGACTAaaataaaatcttttttttcaactttttaaaCACTTCAAGGACTAAAGCGAgacaagttttatatttaaatggGACTAGTATTATATTTTGGGGACTAAAATGAAATAGATTTCACGTGAGCGGAACAAATTTATAGTGCTTCAAAGGACTCGAATATTCTAGTTTTGAAGTTTAATACTACTAATTAAAACAGGAATTCAAAATGTAGTATAGCATAGTTGAAGGGTACAAAATGTGAGAGGTTCAATAAAGTACGTTTAAACACAATAACCATTCTACGCTTGTCTTACTAAATTTCTATTAGTATAAACCatgctcctcctcctcctcctcgttACAACTTACAATCAATCACAGAATGAGAAAGTTGGCTTGTTGGATTCATTCTCCATTCACATGCTCGACGATCGGAAGAGTACAACCACACTTtactttagttttcttttcctcaTCATCAAAAACACATCCATGGTAATGGTATGCTTTCACTTGCCAAAAATAAAtcctcctttctttctttttttctttttttttttttttgaaaaactccattcaTGACATCCATATTTCTTCCCATCTTCGACTAGAACATATGATACAACACTACAAGTCAAAATTTCGATAGACGAGTTCTCTAGTTTAGACTTTGAAAGAATTGGAGAAAAATCAGATATAAACTACAGTAGTCAATCTGCATATTTACACCCCCTCGGCCAGGCGCAGCAAGTAAGATGCAGAGTCCGCCCAATGAAATCCAAAGTGGACGTCGGGCATCAGCTGATTCCTGCAAATATTGAAGTTCACAGTTAGGATTTTCAATTTCGTTTTAACGAGGACGCCTGCCATATTCAACAACAATAACCAAATCAGAATCCTACAACcctaaccccaaaaaaaaaacaaattaggAATTAGATTTTATTTCCAAATTTTGCACGCCATAACCAGGTGTTTGGCAGGCACTATTTCCAACATTCTAGAGCCTCAAATCAAAGTTACATTTGATCCAATATCGCTTAACACCGAGTCACTGCTTTCCATCGTGTAGCTTATCCATCTGAAACCCCTAAAGATACTGTAGCTGGTTCAAGACCAGAGTTGATTACTAGAAGATTTCCCTTCATATAATAAGATCGATCGCTACCATAGGTTATAGCCCAACTACCCACAATCATCTcccctctctatctctctccaCACTCCCTCAATCCACAGGTCAAGAATCCATTGATTCAGGAAATACCATGGCCGATTCAACATCATCTAATAACATTCATTTCATTAAATTACCTCTTATCTGCCTGGATTGGAGGCTAGTTCAGATACAACAGCCGTTGACTTCACATTAGATAAGGAAAGTGGTGTTAATGGAGGAGAAGGCACTCCAGCCTTTTCTTTCATCTCAGGGGATTCCATCAACTTGGAAACATGAAATACAGCTACTCTATGATCGCTTGATGGTATGGAGAAACTTCGAGGAACAGTCAGAGGAGGAGGGGGAAGTGGAGATCCTGCATTAGATGCCAGCACAAAACTCCGATTTGTCGGCGAGACTTCCCGATTTCTGTTAATTAGAGGGGCAGAGTGCCCAATAACACCAGAAGAACTTGCTGGTTTGCTGGCTAAAGAACCAGGAGGACGAGGCAGCTCGTGAAGCTCACTTATTTTAGGTGAAGACACATGAGGAGGTGAAACACTCTGAGGCACATTTATAGCTGAAGGCGGCTGGGAGGTTGAAACTCTAGAAACCAGTCCAGATACTGCTTGTGGCAGTTCACTAGGGCCAATGGGCCCACTGCTAGATAACAAAGGTTTGCTAGATGATGGCTTACTCAGCAATGGACCAGAGAGAGCCTGTCGTTCAATTTTTTTGGCATCATAGTTTGTATCAGATTGTGGGAGTGAAGCTCCTTCTGCTAAAGGGGACGGGAGTGGAATGGAGGGACTATTTTGGTCACTCTCTTTTATGGCAGCCTGTGTTTTGGAGGCTGTGCGCATTGCCAAGTTATCTACCATTAATTTCCTGTGCTTCTCAGCATCAAGTGGTGATGAATGCCACACATTGTTGGCGCTTCCACTAACACTAGCAGTACTTGAATGGACAGCGTAACTGCTTGTCCTTGAATTTAAACTCCTTGCATCTGAAGGAGTTGGTAGCGCATATGCATGAAATTTCTGGACTGGTGTCTGCATTTCTTTAAACTTTTCAGATGGATCAAACTTCCCAGCATATATTGGAGCGGAAAAACTGCTTATTCGAGGCTTCCTGCTAAAACCCTGCTCCCCTTTCTTTCTCCGAAAATTGATCTGTATATAGAACATATTATAAGTTGAACAAAGCCAGAAATTAATAACAGACCTCACCAACAGTAACccttaaagaaaaattaatgatTTAGCAAGTGACACAAAAAAGAAAGCATTAAATCAGAAACTTCTACCATGTTGATCAGATATTTGCAAGAGATGTATTACATTTCATTAACTCAACCATGCAGAGCTAAAGTTAATACCAAAAGATGGTGTCTTTATCAGAATTTCCTTAGTTTTTTCTTGATGGCGAGATCTGTTCTACAGAAGTAGATCTTTGTACCTCTAGATCATCAAATTCTGAAACCTGTGCAATTGGAGCATCTGCCTGGACTACTTCCACCTGTAAAATCAACAGAAATGCCAAAAAGAGGAAATCAGAAGTGGTGATCAATTACATTGATAAGGTCCTCAGCAAGAAACAGAATGACTGTCAGAGGGCAGCATCTGACAAACAACACTAATGACAATGATCATCGAACATTCATGTGAAAATGTAGCTTGGAAGTACTAAACTTCCAGAAGAATGTCCAACCCCTGCTTAGAGATTACTTGCAGAGGCAATTTACTCTCAAGAAGTTAACAAATTAGGAAATGAAACATGTGCAGTAGCAAGATAATTATCTATTTATAAACAAAATGCTAtgattttctctcttcttcaGATACCAAGAATTAATTTAGTGGCTttcaatgaaaaatgaaaaagtaagTTGAGGCGTTGTCACATTCAGAATGTACACAAGTTGCAAAACAGGCAAACCAACAAATTACTGTTCTGAATTACTTCATTATTTAGCATAAAAAAATGGCCAGTACTTAACTCGTTGTTTGTTTTGCTTCATCTATTCCTTGCAGACAAATTTTACCGAGTAAAACAAAATGGAAAGAAATACAACATGAAACATAATGGACGTCTAAACACCTTGCTACCTAATATGTTTTTTCACACCAAATATGTTTCCAAGCATGAAAAGACCTGCAGATTGTATAAGCTAATAAACTGCCTAGTAAAATTCCTAACAGCAGTCAAATCGGAAAAATGCCCACTAGAAATCCTTAATGCTCCAAACTTACCTCCATTGAGTTCCTTGATGTGCTAGGATTTTCCTGTTCTTGCTTAAACTCTAAGTTGTCAAAACTCAATTCTCCATCACAATTAGTATCATCACTGTTAACTCCATCCTCCCGATATTCTGCATCCTCTAACTCACTCAGTTGGTAATCAATGTGTTGCTTTTGAGCAACATTTCTCATGTAGGGCTCAACTGCGGCAAGAGATTTAAGTCCTCTACGGAAAAAAATCAACTGTTTCCAAAAAATTTATGGACGGTACAAAGAAAAAGGGACAAGCAGCTAATTAATGAActtaaagtcaaaaaaaaaaaaaggaagaagaagaagcttaAGCAGAATCATGAAACTAGAAGGTTACCTGTGCTGCATGGTGACGAGCAGCTTGCGTTAAAAGACTGCGGCACTGACCTTGCTTCAAGGATTCTACACGAAAAACACATAGCCTTGCCACTTCATCATAATCTTCACGAGCTGCTTGTACTTGCTCTGACGTAAAACTTTCTCCTTTTCCACCTTTAGACTTTCCTTTTTCACTATGTCGTGCCACCATGTGTTCATATATGCTCCTGATCATTAAGCATGGAAAAGAATAAGATAATGCTCAAAGAAGTAAGATAAATATCAGAAGGTAAATCCATTTAAAAGCTTTACCTTTTTTCATCACACTGCTGTTTCATCTCCTGCACCagaaaaaatatcaaaataaaatgagaataaTAGGCAGGCATAAATCCTTTCTCCAAACTCATATACGACTAAATTTGCAGGACAAGAACTGCTGAGATTCAACATTTTGACGAGAACCATGTTAGATGAAATTGCAAACAACCACCACTAAACTGTCttgaaatcaaaggaaaaaaactgCAAAATAACCAAAATGAAGCAGGCTGCAATCAATTATAGAGATCTACACACAAACCTCCACTTTCCGCAGCTCAGAAAGAAGAGACTCTGATGGGTTCGTGATAGTCAGGATTACGTGAGAACGCTGAATAGCAGAGAACAGTGTTACAAACGGGTTAAAGTAGATAATACAGAGTGAGACCCTGAGACCCCACCCCCACAagtgcaaaaaaaaagaaaaaaaggaacttACATAGCCATCAACAAGTTTCTGGAGTTCCAGCTGTACTTTTCCCAGTATTGACAATGCTCTGCCTGCATCAACTAGAAAATCAGCCATGGTTGAAAATCTTGCTTTCACATTTTTCAGTACCACCCATAAATTTCTTTTAGCTGGTAAGGCAATGGCATTGAACAAATAAGTACATGCAAATGGATAACAATTGACCAGAGAAAAAAGGTCAAGAAAAGGGGAGCAGATGAAAGTcaagaaaagaaacagaaaatgcTTCAGCCTCTGCAAGACATACAAACATCCTGAACAATTTAACACATCAAAATGACATTAAGATGGTTGATGAAGTTCTAAATATATTTTTGAGAAGAGCAGCAGATGATAATCAGCAATCTCTGAAAGAACTGTGCAACTAGTGGTAGAGATAAAAAGTGATTGCAATGATTGAATATAAAAAAACCGAATCAAAAAACTCCCCAACACATGCAAAGATGGCTACAAATATTCTGGAAGATTTCTTCAACGTAACATGCAGTGCCAATGGTTAGTATTTTGCAATTCCCACCAACCCaacaaaaaacaagaaagaagattACACTACCATTGTTGTTTGACAGCATATTCCCAGaaaaaccattaaaatcagAAGTATCACCTTTCTAGTTTCACATGTAAGCTGTTTAGAAGTACCACCAGCTACATCATGAGCAGTTCACAACTTGCAAGTTTTTCATTAACTAACTAACTGCACATTTGAAGGAAATGTAGACACATAAAAAACCCAAAACTGATTCTCAGGGCATTCCATCTCTTCCATCTGTATACGAGGGGCAAGCAAATAAATCAAGCAACAAAAGCACTTACACCACCAGATGAAACAAAAATGTAGTGCAACAATGGGATCAACGTTAATGTAGGCAGCATAATTAAACTACCTAAAATCCGAACATTCAAGTAACATGCTTCCAGCAGGGTGCATTTGGTTTCTGGTATAAACTAAAGTGGTTACCAAACAACATTGAAATCAGTTCCTTACCACATTCTCCGTCACTGTTGAATGCAGTCCTCTCCAGTAGACAGTTACCCATTTCCAGCAAAGACTCTGAAAATTCTGCAAGTGGACAGGTTTTATATTGGTAAGCGCTTTCATGTGGAATGTAACTAATTGATAGAAGACTCAAATTGCAGTAATCACTCATCCAACTCATGTTGTATCATAAAAACTTTTAATGTCAAAGATGTAACATGAGCTAAATGAAGAGGAAATTGTCATTTACTTGAATTATTACACGTAAGAGTTTAGCTTTTTCCTTTCAATAAGAAGAAAGACATGCAAAGCCCAGTGCACCATGTTGTATGAACCACAGAAAATAAGACTTCATCTGAGTGTCACTAGAAGGAACAAAGAAAAATAGGTGGAGCTagttaaaatgcaagaaaaagatAAAGCAAGATCATTGGAGAAACAAAAATAACAGTAAATTGAAGGCAATCATGGAAAGAAAATTTAGCTAACTGATGTGTATCCTTCAAACGTGGATTTTCTTAAAATTGGACAAAGGAAGCACTATTTGTTAATTCCTACTTCCCAGTGATAACAAACGTACGAGGCATCCTTAATGGAAATTGATAAATCATGTTGATAGGAGATAAAGTTCTCTTGTTCCTCCCAAAGGTAACTTGGAGAGAAACAAATAATTCTATCCAGAGACTAGATAAAGCAAGTACCATAAGCACTATTTGTGGTTGCAGCAGCTGCAGAAAGAAAACTATCACAGCAATCCCTCATGTCTTTCATATCctgcaaaaagagaaaataaacaaataaccATATTGATGCAAGAGAATGAATGTTGACGGATAGGAAGACTAGAATGTCTCATACTGAAGATAGGTTCTAGGATCTCATATTGTAAATGCATTGGCCTAGCCAGTTCACACAGCTTTAGCTAATTACGCAAGAGTTAATTTATTTGACATCATGCATCCAAAATGTTACTGAACTTAGACAAAATGTTACAGAGTTGAAGTTCAAAATCCACGTGAATAGGAAGGGAGACTATATATAGTTCTTGTGTAAAATTGGAAACCTAGGGCTCCAACTTCTTGAAGCACTAAATCTTTTGCTTGTTCCAATTCTAAAGCTCATTTTAGAAAGCTTTTCTCCTTGCTGTTTCCTTCAAAGAAATATAACACAACACTGTCTTCTAAGGTACCATTCATTCTAATCGCCAAGTCTCAATAAAGAAACCAACGGCATAAAAACACACTGATAGTACTTTACATGAGATTGTAACGACGTATTTTATGTATTCCAGACCTCACTAATAAATGTCTCATCTTCACTTGCTCTTTCACATCTTCATGCACATATGCACATACAGAACTTGTAATGGGAATTTAACTActataacccaaaaaaaaaaaaggcttggTTATTGGAGAGCTTTTTATGACTATGCATCAAGTCCAGGTGTATTAGCAAGTAACGTGGACTATTTTCGGAtgcctctttcttttttttttttattaaatccCGGAGTAATCTCAAAAAGCCCCAGCTGGATACGGATGCAGTAATATTGATATTtaccagggaaaaaaaaaagaaaatcttgaAATCTGGGCAACGGGATTAGAAATTCCAACCCCCCCTCGCCCCCCAAACACAAAAACACTCACAGAGGAAGGGGAAAATATAAGCAAAAGAGGAGCATCGAACTTGAAATATTTCCCGAAGTCCTAACCTAAAGCCTAAAAGTCTCAAGGAGGATATTTATATCATAATCCTTCGCCGAGGGAAGAAATTTCAAAAACAATACTAGGAAAGTCAGCAAAAGTGGTGGCGGAGACAGATGATATGATAGTCGAagaccttgaaaaaaaaaaaaaaggtaaggaTGATATGACCATAGTGTTTaggagtttaaaaaaaaaattaaagttataCGAAAGTAGGAATTAAAATCGGAGGAGCCCTAACAATGGCTAATGAatatatgagataaaagaggactagagagagagagagagagagagagaagtagAAATATAGAAAGGAAATGGACCTGAGAAGCCTGGGCGAGCGCATCGGAATGCGCCAGGGATTGGTGATCCTTGTTATCCTTGGCATGGTGGGTCTTTTGCAGTGTAAATCTTTTGAGCTGCTTCCCCAACGATGACTTCATTGCTGCTAATTATCCTCTCCCTCCCTAACTTCCTACTGCTAATAATCAACAATCACTCTCCCTCCCCGGATTCTTATTATTTTGCCTGTTCTAATAAAAGCAATAATAATATCAGTCAGTCcaatcagagagagagagagagagaattctATTCCTGTATGAAAGCAGTAGTGCAGTAATCTTGAATTATTCTCGACTTTGGTATCGTTGCAGCAGCGGATCCCCAgcccagcagcagcagcagcggcAGCAGTAGCCTatagaagaaagaagaaagaagatatTCATCCAAATCTACCACTCCTAATTCCCAACTTAAAAATTTAATTCCCAACTTAAAAAGACGTACTCTAATTGAAACTAGGAATTGGGGGAAAACCAAAATAAGACGGGTGAGGGCCGGGCCGGGGGTTGCAGACCAGACGATCCAAGGGGGGCAAAAATGAGTTGAGGGGCAGCTAAACTAAACTAAACTAAACTAACTAGGACGGGACGGGTTGACAAATCTTATCACAAACCTTTACGCGCCGCAGTGTGAAGTAAAGGGCAACTCCTCGCttcctcttctctcttttctcatttcactggTCAAACCATATCGTTTTCAGTCCTCACAACTTACACCAcctcctccttcttcttcttcttccccctcCCCCACAATTACCATCAAAACTCCCTCGTCAGTTGTCACCGCGCCTGTCCGTCCCAGTGAGAGTTTGAAACCTAACTCGTTCattgacccaaaaataattCTTGGGCcgaccataaaaaaaaaatatttttgatccatgatgtcataattatttagtaatataaattacatatattaaatatttaaacTGTGAAAGAggataaaaagaaaatagaaaaggaaGGATAATAAAGCACCATAAAATAACAATTCAAGGAGGACATGGAACATCTGCACATATATTTTTATTACCCAAAATTTGTTATTACTGCTACTAATTATATCAAGTTGCAGTAGAGAAACTACTTTATTTTAACACAAATCTtgaattttctcttcttttttttttttttgttatctttGACAAGCGAAATTCTTGTCCTATGCATTAGTAAATATTCTCCATTATCCCAACATTGATATTTAAAATGTTAGTAGATTTTCGGAATTTGAAGTTTAAGCATTCATTTGCTTCATTTACGACgaataatagaaaaaaaaaatcaattttttaagAGAAAAGAAATGGATTGGATGGTTAGGAGGAGGAGGAGCGCAATTGAGAGATGCTACGCAATTTTTTAGCCAATCATCCATCTTTAAAGGTGGTTGGGCAAATGTGCCGCTTTACTTCTTCATGCCCTGCCCTGCCTGGCTTGTCTGCCATTCTATCGTATGCAGCATAAGTTACAAAGGGGTTTCATTATTTAGGAACAGCCACAAACTTCCAACTTTGTGGCAAAATTATAGGGCCTGAGGGACGGTGCGTTGCCGTCAATCAACACTTGTTCTCATCTTCTTCTAGGAAAAGGGTCAGGTTCCATATTGCACAGAACTCACTGGAAATTCACACACCCTTTTAGTAGATACTTGAGTACTGTAGTAGGAATTCGATGAAGAGCTTCCAGGAGTGCACATTTACCATGAAGCAAATCAATGGGCGGATGGATATGCAAAACCAATGGAAACCTCTCTTTTGGTCTCTGTTTTTTGGCAGCTGCCCGCCCATCTCCCGTAGAACCTTTCGCTAGAATGATTGTGAAGGAATTTAATTTGTTTCCGTCGAGTTGTTGTTTCTTGCGATTGAACTCACTCTAGCTACTAAGTTATTCTGTGGTTTAGTCTCCTtttaggaatatatatatatatatatatatatatatatatatatatatatatatattatcccACACCACATGCATGGTAAAGCCTGGAAAGGTGAAAGGATACAACAGGTACTGTACAATATTTCTAACCCAGTCCAATCCATTGGCTATTTATCAGCATTAGCCAACGTAATGTAGGACATGATCCCTCTTCTTGAATCCTCCCTATCAAAGTCCCTTCATACGTAGAAACGTATTTTCAATGGTAACCTGATATGGAAAATAAAAGGACGATAAAAAAACATCTAGTGCATGTTGTACGTAGGTTTCAATTTTATACTTAACACATAGGAATGGGGTATAGTTTTGTTGGTTAATCAAGCCAGACCCTCAATTTCATCTATATCAAGTAGGCAATATTTTTCTAGATGTGCATGCAAAAGAAGAAAGTATTCATCAAAGAAGGAGCTGCAATGTAaatgaaaaggagaaaaaaaattaaaaaaaaacaaaagagtcTTCCTCCATCTCTATGCATACGTAGAAACATGCATGCGAGAGACTTGATCAGGCGAGAAACATCTTTGCCTTCGAGGAAGACCAGGCGGACGACTTGCTGAAGAAGTTTTTAACAACTGCATGCTTTGGCCTGTGCATCCCAAGCACTTTCCGAACTGTTAATCTTGTTTTCTTCGGCCGTCGAGTACCAGATGCCTGGTGGATTATACCGGAATCCTGCAAAATCCGAGCAACAATAATGTCGTATTTATTATGCTCTTTTCCCTGCTTAGAATGAAACAAACTTCACCTGATCGATAgttttaaaagtgatacaaaaaacgttttaaaaaaattaaatttaattaaatttacacCATGTTTTCCTAATGTACTAGCTAGTAACAGCCTGACTTAAATGATGCCTATTTACAGTATGAGATTAAGAAAAAGGTTGCCGGAAACGGATAGAACAATGACCAAGCCATCAATGAATGCAATTAAATTTACACGTATTTGGTGAtcaagtccaaaattagaaactcAACAGGCAAAAGGTGTTGGGAATTCACGGTATCACAATTCTTCGCGCTCTAGTTGTAACTTGTAAGAGAAGAGATCTAAAGGTGAGAGGAAACTCAAAAGCCAAACTACTATTGAAGCGATTATCAGCAAAACATAAGGGCACTACCTCATCTGAAAGTGTGAGTGTGACATTGTCCTTGGGCCTCTCCATCTTATTCTCGATCACCTCTCTGCCATGGTTACCTGCACGGCAATGAAATTGCTAGCATAAATCTCTTTTGGTGCCCCATAAAAAGGTAGTAAAAGATTAATCATCTGGTACAAGAACCGAAGCGCTTATAATTATATCAGTAGTTCCAAAACTAATAAGTCAGTTAACGGCTCTTTTAAACTCATAATCTAGTAGTCTAGAGAAAAACAAATTCGTAACAGCTAAACGAATGTTGTTATCGGGTTGGGGTTTGAAGACGTTATCGTCCGAAAGTCTTCCGGCCGTTTGTTATCTACTTGCTACAATAACTTCAAAGATACGCAGTGTCGAAGATTGAAAATGCGCAAAAGAGTAAAAGGTGCATGGCCGTAAGTAAACAGGAGTCATTAACTCAATTACCGCCGGCGGCAGGGCCACCACCCTTGGAGCTGTCATCTGAATCGGAACCAGCGATGCAATACTCCTTA
This window encodes:
- the LOC113722861 gene encoding uncharacterized protein At2g33490-like isoform X1 produces the protein MKSSLGKQLKRFTLQKTHHAKDNKDHQSLAHSDALAQASQDMKDMRDCCDSFLSAAAATTNSAYEFSESLLEMGNCLLERTAFNSDGECVDAGRALSILGKVQLELQKLVDGYRSHVILTITNPSESLLSELRKVEEMKQQCDEKRSIYEHMVARHSEKGKSKGGKGESFTSEQVQAAREDYDEVARLCVFRVESLKQGQCRSLLTQAARHHAAQLIFFRRGLKSLAAVEPYMRNVAQKQHIDYQLSELEDAEYREDGVNSDDTNCDGELSFDNLEFKQEQENPSTSRNSMEVEVVQADAPIAQVSEFDDLEINFRRKKGEQGFSRKPRISSFSAPIYAGKFDPSEKFKEMQTPVQKFHAYALPTPSDARSLNSRTSSYAVHSSTASVSGSANNVWHSSPLDAEKHRKLMVDNLAMRTASKTQAAIKESDQNSPSIPLPSPLAEGASLPQSDTNYDAKKIERQALSGPLLSKPSSSKPLLSSSGPIGPSELPQAVSGLVSRVSTSQPPSAINVPQSVSPPHVSSPKISELHELPRPPGSLASKPASSSGVIGHSAPLINRNREVSPTNRSFVLASNAGSPLPPPPLTVPRSFSIPSSDHRVAVFHVSKLMESPEMKEKAGVPSPPLTPLSLSNVKSTAVVSELASNPGR
- the LOC113722861 gene encoding uncharacterized protein At2g33490-like isoform X3, which translates into the protein MGNCLLERTAFNSDGECVDAGRALSILGKVQLELQKLVDGYRSHVILTITNPSESLLSELRKVEEMKQQCDEKRSIYEHMVARHSEKGKSKGGKGESFTSEQVQAAREDYDEVARLCVFRVESLKQGQCRSLLTQAARHHAAQLIFFRRGLKSLAAVEPYMRNVAQKQHIDYQLSELEDAEYREDGVNSDDTNCDGELSFDNLEFKQEQENPSTSRNSMEVEVVQADAPIAQVSEFDDLEINFRRKKGEQGFSRKPRISSFSAPIYAGKFDPSEKFKEMQTPVQKFHAYALPTPSDARSLNSRTSSYAVHSSTASVSGSANNVWHSSPLDAEKHRKLMVDNLAMRTASKTQAAIKESDQNSPSIPLPSPLAEGASLPQSDTNYDAKKIERQALSGPLLSKPSSSKPLLSSSGPIGPSELPQAVSGLVSRVSTSQPPSAINVPQSVSPPHVSSPKISELHELPRPPGSLASKPASSSGVIGHSAPLINRNREVSPTNRSFVLASNAGSPLPPPPLTVPRSFSIPSSDHRVAVFHVSKLMESPEMKEKAGVPSPPLTPLSLSNVKSTAVVSELASNPGR
- the LOC113722861 gene encoding uncharacterized protein At2g33490-like isoform X2, whose translation is MKSSLGKQLKRFTLQKTHHAKDNKDHQSLAHSDALAQASQDMKDMRDCCDSFLSAAAATTNSAYEFSESLLEMGNCLLERTAFNSDGECGRALSILGKVQLELQKLVDGYRSHVILTITNPSESLLSELRKVEEMKQQCDEKRSIYEHMVARHSEKGKSKGGKGESFTSEQVQAAREDYDEVARLCVFRVESLKQGQCRSLLTQAARHHAAQLIFFRRGLKSLAAVEPYMRNVAQKQHIDYQLSELEDAEYREDGVNSDDTNCDGELSFDNLEFKQEQENPSTSRNSMEVEVVQADAPIAQVSEFDDLEINFRRKKGEQGFSRKPRISSFSAPIYAGKFDPSEKFKEMQTPVQKFHAYALPTPSDARSLNSRTSSYAVHSSTASVSGSANNVWHSSPLDAEKHRKLMVDNLAMRTASKTQAAIKESDQNSPSIPLPSPLAEGASLPQSDTNYDAKKIERQALSGPLLSKPSSSKPLLSSSGPIGPSELPQAVSGLVSRVSTSQPPSAINVPQSVSPPHVSSPKISELHELPRPPGSLASKPASSSGVIGHSAPLINRNREVSPTNRSFVLASNAGSPLPPPPLTVPRSFSIPSSDHRVAVFHVSKLMESPEMKEKAGVPSPPLTPLSLSNVKSTAVVSELASNPGR
- the LOC113722861 gene encoding uncharacterized protein At2g33490-like isoform X4; this translates as MGNCLLERTAFNSDGECGRALSILGKVQLELQKLVDGYRSHVILTITNPSESLLSELRKVEEMKQQCDEKRSIYEHMVARHSEKGKSKGGKGESFTSEQVQAAREDYDEVARLCVFRVESLKQGQCRSLLTQAARHHAAQLIFFRRGLKSLAAVEPYMRNVAQKQHIDYQLSELEDAEYREDGVNSDDTNCDGELSFDNLEFKQEQENPSTSRNSMEVEVVQADAPIAQVSEFDDLEINFRRKKGEQGFSRKPRISSFSAPIYAGKFDPSEKFKEMQTPVQKFHAYALPTPSDARSLNSRTSSYAVHSSTASVSGSANNVWHSSPLDAEKHRKLMVDNLAMRTASKTQAAIKESDQNSPSIPLPSPLAEGASLPQSDTNYDAKKIERQALSGPLLSKPSSSKPLLSSSGPIGPSELPQAVSGLVSRVSTSQPPSAINVPQSVSPPHVSSPKISELHELPRPPGSLASKPASSSGVIGHSAPLINRNREVSPTNRSFVLASNAGSPLPPPPLTVPRSFSIPSSDHRVAVFHVSKLMESPEMKEKAGVPSPPLTPLSLSNVKSTAVVSELASNPGR